Proteins found in one Zea mays cultivar B73 chromosome 1, Zm-B73-REFERENCE-NAM-5.0, whole genome shotgun sequence genomic segment:
- the LOC103634393 gene encoding uncharacterized protein, translated as MLQRIKTYIAFLEQKLVEFDRTERLNHFVLTDSDIAVVDDLGHIFEKYPHFHLAVTFCNNKGQPLNSGFVAVRGTRDGITKAVEFLKQVLGTYSLRYIKASRMLGDQLALAWVVKSHLPSALGKFSKHEAFTGEVNGTSVLFLPCVVYNWTPPEGAGQFHGIPLDVKVVHFKGSRKRLMLEAWNFYNSTSKMSDMLCLILRSGRTKYDF; from the exons ATGCTTCAGAGAATAAAGACATACATT GCATTTCTGGAGCAAAAGCTTGTGGAATTTGATAGGACGGAGAGGCTGAATCATTTTGTTTTAACTGATTCCGATATAGCAGTGGTTGATGATCTTGGacatatatttgaaaaatatccccATTTTCATCTGGCTGTTACTTTTTGTAATAACAAAGGGCAACCATTGAATTCTGGGTTTGTTGCTGTAAGAGGAACCAGGGATGGCATCACTAA AGCTGTGGAATTCTTGAAACAGGTCCTTGGAACTTACAGCTTAAGATATATTAAGGCTTCCCGTATGCTTGGTGACCAATTAGCACTTGCATGGGTCGTCAAGTCTCATCTACCATCGGCTTTGGGAAAATTTTCTAAGCATGAAGCATTTACTGGTGAAGTTAATGGAACATCTGTTCTCTTCTTGCCTTGTGTTGTTTATAATTGGACCCCGCCTGAGGGTGCTGGACAGTTTCATGGTATACCCTTGGATGTTAAG GTTGTCCATTTCAAAGGTTCAAGAAAGCGATTGATGCTTGAGGCATGGAATTTCTACAACTCAACCTCTAAGATGTCTGATATGCTATGCCTAATCTTGAGAAGTGGCCGGACGAAATACGACTTCTAA